One region of Prosthecobacter dejongeii genomic DNA includes:
- a CDS encoding CHC2 zinc finger domain-containing protein codes for MRNFFMQVGDNIDLANLRDQIRGRLTMADLCAKDGLEGRREGHAQRARCPFHEEKSGSFLIGGRAADRAHCFGCGWSGDLFAFWEKRKGVSHVEAVNQLASLVGLAPVIPGVKWERPKAKALAVAKGTRRIEAGEKPALPGMRMLREDEMETLAKLRGLSVESVRIAATVMKRVGYCEWPLYLNRRENRWCSPCDAHWFKCGRDTDECAPVPRFPSWVVTDDARWVAQFRRLDGEPYTPRGEGGKDPFKSWTLGTATWPLGAAELRNRMGVILVEGGADMLAGYHFLQRFSRLREVGVVCMLGASGRIAEAALPFFKGKRVRIICDADEEQVKRHPQKDGTERIVKTRPGCDAAARWTEQLTHAGAAVKTFYLGDVLDGEGEIIVPGLVRADGKPVKDLNDLAYCSEVILDSDEVRDAFCEWKEGFGG; via the coding sequence TTGAGGAACTTTTTTATGCAGGTGGGAGATAACATTGATCTGGCGAATCTGCGGGATCAGATTCGCGGTCGGCTGACGATGGCGGATCTGTGCGCGAAAGATGGGCTGGAAGGCCGAAGGGAAGGGCATGCGCAGCGGGCACGCTGCCCTTTTCACGAAGAAAAGAGCGGGTCATTTCTAATCGGCGGCCGTGCTGCAGATCGAGCGCATTGTTTCGGGTGCGGATGGAGCGGGGATCTTTTTGCTTTTTGGGAAAAACGCAAAGGTGTCAGCCATGTGGAGGCAGTGAATCAGCTGGCCTCGCTGGTGGGGCTGGCTCCTGTCATTCCTGGGGTGAAATGGGAGCGGCCGAAAGCGAAGGCGCTGGCGGTGGCAAAAGGCACGCGGCGGATCGAGGCCGGGGAAAAGCCGGCGCTGCCAGGCATGCGGATGCTGCGAGAAGACGAGATGGAAACGCTGGCGAAACTGCGCGGGCTTTCTGTGGAGTCGGTGAGGATCGCCGCGACGGTGATGAAGCGTGTGGGCTACTGTGAGTGGCCGCTGTATCTGAATCGCCGGGAGAACCGCTGGTGTAGCCCATGTGATGCGCATTGGTTCAAGTGCGGCCGTGATACGGATGAGTGCGCGCCGGTGCCGAGGTTCCCCTCCTGGGTGGTGACCGATGATGCGCGGTGGGTGGCGCAGTTTCGGCGCCTGGATGGTGAACCCTACACTCCGCGCGGGGAAGGCGGTAAAGATCCCTTCAAATCCTGGACACTGGGAACGGCAACGTGGCCACTCGGCGCGGCCGAGCTGCGGAATCGAATGGGTGTGATCCTCGTGGAAGGTGGGGCGGATATGCTGGCGGGTTACCATTTCCTTCAGCGTTTCAGCCGACTGCGCGAGGTGGGGGTGGTGTGCATGCTGGGCGCGAGTGGTCGCATTGCCGAGGCGGCGCTGCCTTTCTTCAAGGGGAAGCGCGTGCGGATCATCTGCGATGCGGATGAGGAGCAAGTGAAGCGACATCCACAAAAGGATGGTACGGAAAGGATCGTGAAAACACGACCTGGCTGTGATGCGGCCGCGCGATGGACGGAGCAGCTGACGCACGCGGGTGCGGCGGTGAAGACATTCTACCTCGGGGACGTGCTGGATGGCGAGGGAGAGATCATCGTGCCTGGCCTGGTGAGAGCTGACGGGAAGCCGGTAAAGGATCTGAATGACCTGGCTTATTGCAGCGAAGTGATCCTGGATAGTGATGAAGTGCGCGATGCCTTCTGTGAATGGAAGGAGGGCTTCGGTGGCTAA
- a CDS encoding primase-helicase family protein, whose translation MPSVNGRRASVAKKAATKKAANPRDGKAKKGAKDEAATFSPGDAAAPKIFDVDQVCDELNLWWENDGGDSFVVKTGGELWSRWPVSSIKQLARMLPGRLIALKTRENERLSEMDRVLLHARQARCVEKVLPALAGYRAGVRELSDGRRVVVRMSPKLIEPEKGEWSTVRALIEDRLNLGAGDVDQSVYFHAWCKIAYESLMYGEPGSYKPGHALVLSGPVGCGKSRLQVNIITPLLGGRKADPTAFLMGDDSFNADMMGSEHLMMEELLTSSWSAADRVNLSEAIKRIVANESKRMRLMRTDPLTVDPFWRFTLSMNNDPDKLRAFPMLTPDFRDKVIMLLVAKKPLPMPTRTAAEQKAFNDQVRKELPAYAYWLLNEFEIPTAMLTVDGQDATRFGFGSFQHTQLSEQLFDESPAAQLLRLIDTAEICHIAGTPKKLWELKHPLNHSGRKPRGRPWENTPWVWEGSAEKLEELLCGHVEGWTSSVARAASRLLGKAGAATMLSRLAEDRIDRIAKRDRAEFRGWAIAASADEMDAPKAEDEEGED comes from the coding sequence ATGCCTTCTGTGAATGGAAGGAGGGCTTCGGTGGCTAAGAAAGCAGCCACAAAAAAAGCGGCGAATCCACGTGATGGAAAGGCCAAAAAAGGTGCGAAGGATGAAGCGGCAACGTTTTCACCCGGCGATGCGGCCGCGCCCAAGATCTTCGACGTCGATCAGGTGTGCGACGAGCTGAATCTGTGGTGGGAGAATGACGGCGGCGATTCCTTCGTGGTGAAAACGGGTGGCGAATTGTGGTCGCGCTGGCCGGTGTCATCGATCAAGCAGCTGGCGCGGATGTTGCCCGGACGATTGATTGCCCTGAAGACGCGCGAGAACGAGCGGCTGAGTGAGATGGATCGCGTGCTTTTGCATGCGCGCCAGGCGCGGTGCGTGGAGAAGGTATTGCCGGCGCTGGCGGGCTACCGTGCGGGGGTGCGTGAGCTGAGTGACGGCCGTCGTGTGGTGGTGAGGATGTCGCCCAAATTGATCGAGCCCGAGAAGGGTGAATGGTCAACTGTGCGCGCGCTGATCGAGGACCGGCTGAACCTGGGGGCAGGGGATGTGGATCAGAGCGTGTACTTTCACGCGTGGTGCAAGATCGCCTATGAAAGCCTGATGTATGGGGAGCCGGGGAGCTACAAGCCTGGTCATGCGCTAGTGCTGAGTGGGCCGGTGGGCTGTGGGAAAAGCCGTCTGCAGGTGAACATCATCACGCCTTTGTTAGGTGGCCGTAAGGCTGACCCCACGGCCTTCCTGATGGGGGATGATAGCTTTAACGCTGACATGATGGGCAGCGAACATTTGATGATGGAAGAGCTTCTGACGAGCAGCTGGAGCGCGGCCGATCGCGTGAACCTGAGCGAGGCCATCAAACGCATCGTGGCGAACGAGAGCAAGCGCATGCGTTTGATGCGCACAGATCCGCTCACTGTGGATCCGTTTTGGCGGTTCACTTTGTCCATGAATAACGACCCGGATAAGCTCCGGGCCTTCCCTATGCTGACACCTGATTTTCGTGATAAAGTGATCATGCTGCTCGTGGCCAAAAAGCCGCTGCCAATGCCGACACGAACGGCGGCCGAACAAAAAGCGTTTAACGACCAGGTGAGGAAAGAACTGCCGGCGTATGCGTATTGGTTGCTCAATGAATTTGAGATACCGACCGCCATGCTGACGGTCGATGGGCAGGATGCGACGCGGTTTGGTTTTGGTTCTTTTCAACACACGCAACTGTCAGAACAGCTGTTTGATGAGTCGCCTGCAGCTCAGTTGCTGAGGCTGATTGATACGGCTGAGATCTGCCACATCGCGGGCACTCCGAAGAAGCTTTGGGAACTGAAGCATCCGCTGAATCACAGCGGCCGGAAGCCCCGTGGGCGGCCCTGGGAGAATACGCCCTGGGTCTGGGAAGGCAGTGCTGAGAAGCTGGAAGAGCTGCTGTGTGGCCACGTGGAGGGCTGGACTTCTTCTGTGGCCCGAGCCGCCTCCAGGCTTCTGGGGAAAGCGGGCGCGGCTACGATGCTGAGCCGACTTGCGGAAGACCGGATTGACAGGATCGCTAAGCGTGACAGGGCGGAGTTTAGGGGATGGGCCATTGCCGCGTCAGCGGACGAAATGGATGCGCCGAAGGCGGAAGATGAAGAAGGTGAGGACTGA
- a CDS encoding terminase gpA endonuclease subunit: MIDLTEWGRGLLGRVIRPRPKGGIAKWGHENIALSSEESAGAPGPYRVELEPWTSIVFKFIEDPRYDLLYVAKASRMGFTLAFFVAMMWWLTHFGTNIIFAIDKSKEVKRIARKRIIPLIKSVRALRDVLPSNDRALTTETLYLKGKTVFLAGAQSLSQVLNKTASLICADELDQFENFKSGEINAHGHLLDRMMDVLNAKGIFGGKPRNEEDITWQEYLTGTRHQLFVPCPHCETMQVLDPKNMRYDHCRTEDGDYDGDRVANDAFWQCINPECRLDPARHHGRIDEKHKLWMLEMKDHEFVRAEFRQTNFGQDDDKPEPRKMSVQIGQQYSLRPKLTWGAIALHWIKASKKGGTELAHFYRTRFGMPYRQKQTIIKGEMVKALAKGSVYRHGECPVLPCFVAMAVDVQELVKKWSKVAFLPSGEAFIIDYGECLAFEDLYEIAEKPIKILDWGDIPESERDPHIMVNFVWIDEGNGDGDQSTKDVRDFCARPRSRNHPLHGGHWIYPCKGAGGLQIKGVVDERDRKVDSYEFKCYHLSHNEFATELYLQRIGQHEEICAAMEIMARSPHKRLPLPAPRLWLMKNPDDEFIAELCAEKRQLKKVRGRLRWVWVDPTEKNDYGDTVKYCLAMWYFIRELYGWEAPDDEPETDASKPAQKEREYILHRDED, encoded by the coding sequence ATGATTGATCTCACTGAATGGGGGCGTGGATTGTTGGGCCGGGTCATTCGACCACGGCCCAAAGGTGGGATCGCGAAGTGGGGCCATGAGAACATTGCGCTAAGCAGTGAGGAGAGCGCTGGAGCTCCGGGCCCTTACCGGGTCGAGCTAGAGCCTTGGACATCGATCGTCTTCAAATTCATCGAAGATCCGCGCTATGATCTCCTGTACGTGGCGAAAGCTTCCCGTATGGGCTTCACACTGGCTTTCTTCGTGGCCATGATGTGGTGGCTCACCCATTTTGGCACGAATATCATTTTCGCGATCGACAAATCGAAGGAGGTCAAAAGGATCGCTAGAAAGCGCATCATCCCATTGATCAAGAGCGTGCGCGCTTTGCGTGATGTGCTGCCTTCGAATGATCGCGCGCTAACGACTGAGACGCTTTACTTGAAGGGTAAGACAGTCTTTCTCGCGGGTGCTCAAAGCCTTAGCCAGGTGTTGAATAAAACGGCCTCGCTGATCTGCGCGGATGAGCTCGATCAGTTTGAAAACTTCAAGTCTGGGGAAATCAACGCCCATGGTCATTTGTTAGACCGAATGATGGACGTGCTGAATGCCAAGGGCATCTTTGGCGGAAAGCCGCGTAATGAGGAGGATATCACTTGGCAGGAATATCTCACCGGGACTCGTCACCAACTGTTTGTGCCTTGTCCTCACTGCGAGACCATGCAGGTCTTAGACCCGAAAAATATGCGGTATGATCACTGTCGCACCGAAGATGGGGATTATGATGGTGACCGGGTAGCGAATGATGCCTTTTGGCAGTGCATCAATCCAGAGTGCCGATTGGATCCAGCGCGTCACCACGGCCGCATTGATGAAAAGCACAAGCTGTGGATGCTGGAAATGAAAGACCATGAGTTTGTTAGGGCGGAGTTCCGCCAAACCAATTTTGGGCAGGATGATGATAAGCCTGAGCCGCGTAAAATGAGCGTGCAGATTGGGCAGCAATACAGTCTCCGGCCAAAGCTGACCTGGGGAGCGATCGCGTTGCATTGGATCAAGGCCAGCAAAAAGGGTGGAACCGAATTGGCGCACTTTTATCGCACGCGTTTTGGCATGCCTTATCGACAAAAGCAGACCATCATCAAAGGCGAGATGGTCAAAGCTCTGGCAAAGGGTAGCGTTTATCGGCATGGTGAATGCCCCGTCTTGCCTTGCTTCGTGGCCATGGCTGTGGACGTTCAAGAGCTCGTTAAAAAGTGGTCTAAGGTCGCCTTCCTGCCTTCCGGTGAGGCTTTCATCATTGATTACGGCGAGTGCTTGGCCTTTGAAGATCTTTATGAGATCGCAGAGAAGCCCATCAAGATCCTGGACTGGGGAGATATCCCTGAGTCCGAGCGGGATCCACACATCATGGTGAATTTCGTCTGGATTGATGAGGGTAACGGTGATGGGGATCAATCGACGAAGGATGTGCGAGACTTCTGTGCTCGCCCTCGCTCTCGAAATCACCCGCTGCACGGCGGCCATTGGATTTACCCGTGTAAAGGGGCAGGGGGCTTGCAAATCAAGGGTGTGGTCGATGAACGTGACCGCAAGGTCGATAGCTATGAGTTCAAATGCTACCACTTGAGCCATAATGAATTCGCCACTGAGTTGTACCTACAGCGAATTGGCCAGCACGAAGAGATTTGCGCGGCCATGGAGATCATGGCGCGAAGCCCTCACAAAAGGCTACCGCTTCCGGCCCCTCGCTTGTGGCTGATGAAAAATCCCGATGACGAATTCATCGCGGAATTGTGCGCGGAGAAACGGCAGCTCAAAAAGGTCCGTGGGCGGCTGCGTTGGGTATGGGTCGATCCGACCGAAAAAAACGACTATGGCGACACGGTGAAGTATTGCCTGGCCATGTGGTATTTCATTCGTGAATTGTATGGGTGGGAGGCACCTGATGATGAGCCAGAAACTGATGCATCGAAACCGGCCCAAAAGGAGCGCGAATACATCCTGCATCGGGATGAGGATTGA
- a CDS encoding phage portal protein: MSRSKARSKAKPAPITAAVLPPAMPAINSGGGIRSTPVGQTWRNWRAETSTQARERVLTSRFLQEALPFVGYLVSQLPEEALGDGLVPTSESKDLEFKRAATAYFDQWARSPAIDIRRRFDFYASQHMIGQTMIGDGQVFALKIRDPRPEALARPLSDKKFRRLQLQFLTRDQLGNAGARDMVANGTSLVWDNGIQFDSLDVARKYSIIKQTSPGILAGSSYEIKDASEMLHIYADRMFNQRHGTPWLFSGNSSALDALDRKSVRMYASKIRAYFLGAIKTPTGENPASMRSAVRKGTKLNEEGAAVDNGVRYVELAGGVSIPVLKEGESINFYQNQDPVTADQLLQELWTELVFCLKYPPEYLLNLMGLGSGAIRMVLRKVKKAHDRIRRPVRQQYCQEVWEFVIGDAIQQKLLPLVDDWRDVNWKGGVDPSIDAGRDEKAEQEKLRSFTGTVEQYCDALGLDGESVRHARLDEIADNIAYGAKKGLPWFMCIDALQVQAMTGLASQLGVDIGDLVAKLTTVKE; the protein is encoded by the coding sequence ATGAGTCGTTCTAAAGCTCGATCCAAAGCTAAGCCCGCGCCCATTACAGCGGCCGTCTTGCCTCCAGCAATGCCGGCAATCAATAGCGGTGGTGGAATCCGCAGCACCCCCGTGGGCCAGACCTGGCGGAACTGGAGAGCCGAGACCAGCACTCAAGCTCGGGAGCGTGTTCTCACATCACGATTCCTCCAGGAGGCGCTTCCATTTGTGGGTTACCTGGTCTCGCAGCTGCCCGAGGAAGCTTTGGGTGATGGCCTAGTGCCGACCAGCGAAAGCAAGGATTTGGAGTTCAAGCGCGCGGCTACGGCATACTTTGATCAATGGGCTAGATCGCCCGCGATCGACATTCGTCGCCGATTCGATTTCTACGCATCGCAGCATATGATCGGCCAGACCATGATTGGCGATGGCCAAGTGTTTGCGCTGAAAATTCGTGATCCGCGCCCTGAGGCGCTAGCAAGGCCGTTAAGTGATAAGAAATTCCGCCGTTTACAGCTTCAATTTCTGACTCGTGATCAGCTCGGAAATGCAGGAGCTCGTGACATGGTGGCCAATGGAACTTCCCTTGTTTGGGATAACGGAATCCAGTTTGATAGCCTGGATGTGGCTCGCAAATACAGCATCATCAAGCAGACCTCTCCAGGCATCTTAGCAGGCAGTTCTTATGAGATTAAAGACGCGTCAGAGATGCTGCACATTTACGCCGATCGAATGTTCAATCAGCGCCATGGAACCCCATGGCTTTTCAGCGGCAACTCCAGTGCTCTTGATGCCTTAGACCGTAAATCGGTGCGTATGTATGCCTCCAAGATTCGCGCCTATTTCTTGGGTGCCATCAAGACACCGACGGGCGAAAATCCGGCAAGCATGCGCAGCGCGGTGAGGAAAGGCACCAAGCTGAACGAAGAAGGCGCTGCGGTCGATAACGGTGTACGATATGTCGAGCTGGCGGGTGGCGTCTCCATTCCCGTTTTGAAGGAAGGGGAATCCATCAACTTTTACCAGAATCAGGATCCTGTTACGGCTGATCAGCTTCTGCAGGAGCTCTGGACGGAGCTTGTGTTTTGCCTGAAATATCCGCCTGAATACCTGCTGAATTTGATGGGCCTCGGCTCTGGTGCTATCAGGATGGTGCTTCGCAAAGTCAAAAAAGCTCATGACAGAATCCGTCGCCCAGTGCGGCAGCAATACTGCCAGGAGGTGTGGGAATTTGTCATCGGGGATGCCATTCAGCAAAAGCTCCTCCCGCTCGTGGATGACTGGCGCGACGTGAATTGGAAAGGTGGAGTCGATCCAAGCATTGATGCCGGCCGAGATGAAAAAGCCGAGCAGGAAAAGCTGCGGAGTTTCACGGGCACGGTCGAGCAGTATTGCGATGCGTTAGGCCTGGATGGCGAATCGGTCCGGCATGCTCGCTTGGATGAGATAGCGGATAACATTGCTTACGGAGCTAAAAAAGGCCTGCCTTGGTTCATGTGCATCGATGCGCTTCAAGTGCAAGCCATGACAGGTTTGGCCTCCCAGTTAGGCGTTGATATCGGTGACCTGGTAGCCAAGCTAACAACGGTTAAGGAGTAG
- a CDS encoding head maturation protease, ClpP-related gives MTQPRPSFITASAVPPKQNGSWFAITALADKPAAEIRLRGYIGMASEGYDYWTGESYDTGGAGTVQEFEEALKALGPVDVINVYITSEGGNVTDGIAIHNILARQKAKVVCTIDGYAFSIATVIAMAANELRIAANGLMMIHDAEFWAAGSDVKALQDAINSLQACNEAIATAYQAKAGGTLADWHLRMSQTTWLTGRQAAELRLADTILDDVALTAYAPANKATLARQMPESIRALFDNASPPIATPTPSTTPMLKPRTPLFTAATDTPPAGGGAAPTTPPAATATPPEADPVVVPPPAAAAAPVADSVAAAVTAAMAPMLTQITALAAEVQHLKGLDAHGISRTTAASAGPVGGAKADKPDLTALSPRERVKAALAERRS, from the coding sequence ATGACTCAGCCTCGGCCTTCTTTCATCACTGCCTCAGCCGTTCCTCCCAAGCAAAACGGATCCTGGTTTGCCATTACAGCGCTGGCTGACAAACCTGCAGCCGAGATTCGGCTCCGTGGTTACATTGGCATGGCCTCGGAGGGTTACGACTACTGGACTGGTGAGAGCTATGATACTGGCGGCGCTGGCACGGTGCAGGAATTCGAAGAAGCCTTGAAAGCGCTGGGCCCAGTTGACGTGATCAATGTTTATATCACCTCTGAGGGTGGGAACGTTACCGATGGCATTGCTATCCATAACATTCTGGCCCGCCAGAAGGCTAAAGTCGTTTGTACGATTGATGGTTATGCTTTTTCTATTGCCACCGTGATTGCCATGGCGGCCAATGAGCTGAGGATCGCTGCGAATGGCCTCATGATGATCCACGATGCGGAGTTTTGGGCAGCGGGCTCTGACGTCAAAGCATTGCAAGACGCTATCAACAGTCTCCAGGCCTGCAATGAAGCGATCGCAACGGCCTATCAGGCAAAAGCGGGTGGAACGCTCGCAGACTGGCATCTCAGAATGTCGCAAACGACCTGGCTAACGGGTCGCCAAGCGGCGGAACTGAGGTTGGCAGATACAATCCTGGATGATGTGGCTCTCACAGCATACGCGCCCGCGAATAAGGCCACCCTTGCTCGTCAAATGCCCGAGAGCATACGGGCTCTTTTTGACAATGCGTCACCACCGATCGCCACGCCGACACCTTCCACCACTCCTATGTTGAAGCCCCGCACTCCTCTCTTCACTGCCGCCACCGATACGCCGCCCGCTGGCGGGGGTGCGGCTCCTACAACTCCCCCCGCTGCAACGGCTACCCCGCCTGAGGCTGATCCTGTTGTTGTCCCTCCACCGGCAGCCGCTGCCGCGCCGGTCGCTGATTCGGTCGCTGCTGCGGTTACCGCTGCAATGGCTCCCATGCTAACGCAGATCACTGCATTAGCCGCTGAGGTGCAACACCTCAAAGGTCTCGATGCTCACGGCATTTCTCGCACAACAGCGGCCAGCGCTGGCCCAGTAGGAGGAGCAAAGGCTGATAAGCCCGACCTCACTGCCCTCTCTCCTCGCGAACGGGTCAAAGCTGCCCTGGCCGAACGTCGTTCCTAA
- a CDS encoding major capsid protein: MTLRLAAKIVFSLLCVLLAVNHGFIVGLSIWCVGGLALIKPQYTGEFCERLTMLDLVRPDPLIGGLVEENIIRAPELQVFEMAQLESGISYKTLHRIGLPTTGFRKINQGVDPSKSRYESREHKCFLFSGRVEYDRAAGQADSGGLAAIEARESSGVMLSSMQEIGSQIFNGVANEAEGFPGLKAFTPFGGAYTLNATGAAANTASSIYGVIMGEDYCRLIGGAGDIFNLGDFRDETLRDENDKPFAGRAADLLGWVGLQCSAKFCVVRIANVTAEVGKGCTDNLLVTAKELLPSGFSPTFWFMSRRSRAQLRTSRSAVTMAALQRTGDGVEVSAPVPTADVDGVPIIATDSIPNTDAIEA; this comes from the coding sequence ATGACTCTTCGCCTTGCCGCTAAAATTGTTTTCTCGCTCCTTTGTGTGCTCTTGGCCGTTAATCACGGCTTCATCGTCGGTCTCAGCATCTGGTGTGTTGGTGGTCTCGCTCTGATTAAGCCCCAATACACGGGCGAATTTTGTGAGCGTCTGACCATGCTAGACCTGGTTCGTCCCGATCCGCTGATCGGTGGCCTGGTCGAAGAAAACATCATTCGCGCCCCCGAGCTGCAGGTATTTGAAATGGCGCAACTGGAGAGCGGAATCAGCTACAAGACTCTTCATCGTATCGGCTTGCCCACCACGGGTTTTCGCAAAATCAACCAAGGCGTTGATCCATCCAAAAGCCGCTACGAATCGCGGGAGCATAAGTGCTTTCTGTTCTCCGGCCGGGTTGAGTATGATCGTGCAGCCGGCCAGGCGGACAGCGGGGGCTTGGCAGCCATTGAAGCGCGCGAGTCTTCGGGTGTTATGCTTTCTTCCATGCAGGAGATCGGGAGTCAGATCTTTAATGGTGTGGCTAACGAAGCTGAGGGTTTCCCCGGCTTGAAAGCTTTCACGCCTTTCGGGGGTGCTTACACTCTCAATGCCACGGGTGCGGCGGCGAATACGGCAAGCTCCATTTATGGAGTGATCATGGGCGAAGATTACTGCCGCCTGATCGGTGGCGCGGGCGACATCTTTAACTTGGGTGACTTCCGCGACGAAACCTTGCGCGATGAAAACGATAAACCTTTCGCTGGCCGTGCTGCTGATCTGCTAGGCTGGGTCGGTTTGCAATGCAGTGCTAAATTTTGTGTGGTCCGAATCGCCAACGTCACGGCGGAGGTTGGCAAGGGTTGCACGGATAACCTTCTCGTGACAGCTAAGGAGCTTCTCCCGTCTGGATTTTCCCCGACGTTCTGGTTCATGAGTCGTCGCTCGCGTGCTCAGCTCCGCACCTCTCGCAGCGCTGTGACAATGGCGGCGTTGCAACGCACCGGTGACGGCGTGGAAGTCTCTGCGCCTGTGCCAACGGCAGACGTCGATGGTGTGCCAATCATCGCCACTGACAGCATCCCAAACACTGACGCAATCGAGGCTTAA